In Camarhynchus parvulus unplaced genomic scaffold, STF_HiC, whole genome shotgun sequence, a single window of DNA contains:
- the LOC115916171 gene encoding olfactory receptor 14J1-like → MSNSSSIRHFLLLALADTRQLQLLHFCLLLGISLAALLGNGLIISAVACGHHLHTPMFFFLLNLALSDLGSICTTVPKAMHNSLWDTRNISYTGCAAQLFFFLFFISAEFYLLTIMCYDRYVSICKPLHYGTLLGSRACAHMAAAAWASAFLNALMHTANTFSLPLCHGNALGQFFCEIPQILKLSCSHSNLRELGLLVVSLCLAFGCFVFIVFSYVQIFRAVLRIPSEQGRHKAFSTCLPHLAVVSLFLSTGTFAYLKPPSMSSPSLDLALSVLYSVVPPALNPLIYSLRNQELRAAVRRLMTGCFQKH, encoded by the coding sequence atgtccaacagcagctccatcaggcacttcctcctgctggcattggcagacacgcggcagctgcagctcctgcacttctgcctcttgctgggcatctccctggctgccctcctgggcaacggcctcatcatcagcgccgtagcctgcggccaccacctgcacacgcccatgttcttcttcctgctcaacctggccctcagcgacctgggctccatctgcaccactgtccccaaagccatgcacaattccctctgggacaccaggaacatctcctacactggatgtgctgctcagctctttttctttctgttcttcatctCAGCAGAGTTTTATCTGCTGACCATCATGTGCTACGACCGCTAcgtgtccatctgcaaacccctgcactacgggaccctcctgggcagcagagcttgtgcccacatggcagcagctgcctgggccagtgcctttctcaatgctctcatgcacacagccaatacattttccctgcccctgtgccatggcaatgccctgggccagttcttctgtgaaatcccacagatcctcaagctctcctgctcacaCTCCAACCTCAGGGAACTTGGGCTTCTTGTTGTTAGTCTTTGTTTAGcatttggttgttttgtgttcattgttttctcctatgtgcagatcttcagggctgtgctgaggatcccctctgagcagggacggcacaaagccttttccacctgcctccctcacctggctgtggtCTCCCTGTTCCTCAGCACTGGCACATTTGCCTACCTGAAgcccccctccatgtcctccccatccctggatctggccctgtcagttctgtactcggtggtgcctccagccctgaaccccctcatctacagcctgaggaaccaggagctcagggctgcagtgaggagactgatgactggatgctttcagaaacattaa